The following coding sequences lie in one Salmo salar chromosome ssa13, Ssal_v3.1, whole genome shotgun sequence genomic window:
- the pnck gene encoding calcium/calmodulin-dependent protein kinase type 1B has product MRLVAVKCIGKRVLKGKEGMLENENAALRSVTGGKFLDCILERGSYTERCQPCPTAGSGSSPITPPAGYRAQIPRLSVTLACPSWKSSVLTTACGPPAYVAIDFIPRMLQKEPEDEVQL; this is encoded by the exons ATGAGACTTGTAGCTGTCAAGTGTATCGGCAAGAGGGTGCTAAAGGGAAAAGAGGGCATGTTGGAGAACGAGAATGCAGCGCTCCGCAG TGTTACAGGAGGCAAGTTTCTGGACTGTATTCTGGAGAGGGGGAGCTACACAGAGAGATGCCAGCCATGTCCTACTGCAGGTTCTGGAAGCAGTCCAATAACTCCACCAGCTGGGTATCGTGCACAG ATTCCAAGATTGTCAGTGACTTTGGCCTGTCCAAGTTGGAAGAGCAGTGTGCTCACCACTGCATGTGGACCCCCTGCTTATGTGG CAATAGATTTCATTCCACGCATGTTGCAGAAAGAACCAGAGGATGAGGTACAATTGTGA